One part of the Vicia villosa cultivar HV-30 ecotype Madison, WI linkage group LG6, Vvil1.0, whole genome shotgun sequence genome encodes these proteins:
- the LOC131614161 gene encoding uncharacterized protein LOC131614161: MDINDLGLVPGVRIPPKFKDSLAGASLEWYVQLERTHIHSWRDLVEAFIKHYQYNVDMAPNRTQLQSLVQGSKESFKEYAQKWRELAARVQPPMTEREMIDMFTSTLSGHYYLACSASANFSEMVRRKEGNADAIYGRRGSGRSNSQVNAVMIPVPQQPQQQGQRSSNDRYPPRTRPHRKIDPIPMTYAQVLQHLLKIEKITLRDAPNAPDTQSPNYNANARCAFHSGAAGHDTERCIALKNKVQDLLDQKIIQFTPTPNIVNNLMPAHGGSGVNAIESEEINVVSKVSCLTFPLVSVKQHLINSGIFPGCGVDCENCKSQPEGCADLKSMVQKLIDEGPLQFYRRLRGAKSKDGEVSVISIPYDPVVPICIQVPIQIPVSIPYEEQPAALMITVPGPIPYESEKAIPWHYGSDVYYYGTKEESEPSKEKPVEASVANTDNFTDTGRITRSGRVFSPQLVQNNVDALAKAKGKQVVTDVQNSPILSGAPDSAVSSKDIEGEIHETPFQAFEAVNAVRTPPYEIKKPETVMSSLKDAQVVVETGRVGGWGQVLDVRPKFDKNGLGFNPGRQNASPKSSILSPIKFVSGGVIQDGQVHAIVDGEEVDSDCDFDNWITMTTAAGAVVPNPENS; the protein is encoded by the exons atggatatcaatgaTTTGGGGTTGGTTCCTGGTGTGAGGATCCCACCGAAATTCAAG gatagcttGGCTGGAGCTTCCTTGGAGTGGTATGTTCAACTTGAACGCACCCATATCCATTCTTGGAGAGACCTTGTAGAGGCTTTCATTAAGCACTATCAGTACAATGTTGATATGGCACCCAACAGGACCCAGTTGCAGAGTTTGGTTCAGGggtctaaagaatctttcaaagagtacgctcagaaatggcgtgAGTTAGCCGCAAGAGTTCAGCCACCGATGACTGAACGTGAGATGATAGACATGTTCACCAGTACTTTGTCTGGACACTATTATTTGGCTTGCAGTGCTTCAGCTAACTTTTCTGAAATGGTGAG aaggaaagaaggaaatgCGGATGCCATATATGGAAGAAGGGGTTCAGGGAGAAGCAATTCACAGGTTAATGCTGTCATGATCCCAGTACCACAACAACCACAACAGCAGGGACAGCGTTCCAGTAATGATCGCTATCCTCCCAGGACTAGGCCTCACAGAAAGATTGATCCGATTCCTATGACATATGCTCAGGTGTtgcaacatttgctcaagattgagaagattactttgagagatgctccgaATGCTCCGGACACACAATCTCCGAATTACAATGCGAATGCACGATGTGCTTTCCATTCAGGGGCCGCTGGGCATGATACCGAGAGGTGTATTGCGTTGAAGAATAAGGTCCAGGACTTGTTGGATCAAAAGATAATTCAGTTCactcctacacccaatattgtcaataatcTGATGCCTGCTCACGGAGGTTCGGGTGTGAATGCCATTGAGAGTGAAGAGATAAATGTTGTATCTAAAGTGAGCTGTTTGACTTTTCCTCTTGTATCTGTGAAGCAACATCTGATTAATAGCGGTATCTTCCCGGGCTGTGGGGTTGATTGCGAGAATTGCAAAAGTCAACCTGAAGGTTGTGCTGATTTGAAAAGTATGGTACAAAAGCTGATTGATGAGGGTCCTCTTCAGTTCTATCGAAGGTTGAGAGGTGCGAAGAGTAAGGATGGTGAAGTGTCTGTGATCTCAATTCCTTATGATCCAGTTGTTCCAATATGTATCCAAGTTCCTATTCAGATACCTGTCAGTATTCCATATGAGGAACAACCAGCGGCATTGATGATTACTGTGCCAGGGCCTATTCCATATGAGAGTGAGAAGGCCATCCCTTGGCATTATGGTTCAGACGTATATTACTATGGCACGAAGGAGGAAAGCGAGCCATCTAAAGAGAAGCCTGTTGAGGCCTCAGTTGCAAACACTGATAATTTCACCGATACTGGTAGGATCACTCGCAGTGGTAGGGTGTTCTCTCCTCAGCTTGTTCAAAATAATGTAGATGCTTTGGCTAAGGCCAAAGGAAAACAAGTAGTGACTGATGTCCAGAATTCTCCGATTCTGAGTGGGGCACCTGATAGTGCTgtgtcttccaaggat ATCGAGGGTGAGATACATGAGACGCCATTCCAAGCGTTTGAGGCTGTGaatgctgtgagaactcctccttaTGAGATAAAGAAGCCAGAAACGGTTATGTCCTCTTTGAAAGATGCTCAGGTTGTCGTTGAGACTGGAAGAGTGGGTGGCTGGGGGCAGGTACTTGatgtgcgtcccaaatttgataagaatggtcttggtttcaatCCTGGAAGGCAGAATGCATCGCCCAAGTCTAGTATCCTTAGCCCGATCAAGTTCGTGAGTGGCGGTGTCATTCAAGATGGTCAGGTCCATGCCATTGTAGATGGTGAGGAGGTGGATAGTGACTGTGATTTTGATAACTGG